The genomic region AGAGCCGTTACTATATCAGATGTATTAACCAACATACCACGAGAAACCAATACTAACAAAGCTTGAATGGTCACACGTGCTAATTCGACACTTTCTTTATCATCTCCTAAAATCTGCACTCGCTCTGTACGAGCATGGATGATAACTCCTAGATTATCTTCGATTAACTTCAAATGACGTTCATTTGAGCCAAATAGCGCTAGCACATCATCAGGATGACTTAAGGTAATTTCAACAGAATGCTCTTGCAAATAGAGTCCCTCTTTCTTTTGTATTTGATAAGTCTATTATAGCTTATTTAAAACAAAAAATCACGACTTACCGTGATTTCCTTTTTTATTTGAATCTAGCCATCATTAATGCGCCAAATAATCTTCCCAAATTTTATCAAATTCACTGAGATTAAAAGCAAAGCTAGCCTCATCTTCCAAATAGCGACTAATGGTTTCAAAATCATCAGTGTGCTTTGGAAAAGTGGTATCTTCAAAAACAAGATCAGCTAAAATCGCTACTGGTTCATGACTTTTTGGGTTACGTTGCGTCATTAACCAAGTGTAAAATGACTTTCTCATTGCCAATTCTCCTCTAAAAATGCATGTCTGATAGCGCTACTTTCAGCGTAGTGTTCAGGATTTTTCTTGTAAAAACCTTGGTGATAATCTTCTGCCACATAAAATGATTGCACTGGCTCAATCGCTGTGACAATCAGATCTTTGAATCGACCTGAAGCTTGCAATGCTGCTTTTGAGGCTTCAGCAATCTCTTTTTGACGGTCATCACTGTAAAAAATAACAGGACGATAATTGTCACCACGATCTTCAAATTGCCCAAAAGCATCGGTTGGATCAGTCTGTGCCCAATAAATCTCTACCAAATCACCATAAGAGATTTTTTCTTCATCAAAAATAATCTCAACCGCTTCTGTATGTCCAGTTTCATGTGCCTTAACTTGCTCATAAGTTGGATTTTCCACATGCCCACCAGTATATCCTGAACGGACTGATAAAATACCATCTTGTTCTTCAAATGGTTGCACCATGCACCAGAAACAACCACCCGCAAAAATCGCACGTTCCATTCTTTAACCTCCAAAGTATAGTGAATATATTATAGCAAAAAAATGTCCGGTGGACATTTTTTTCACGAGCTTAAAAATTAAAAAACGCCCGAAAAAATCGAGAGCACTTGTAAGATAAAAAAAGTACCTCATACGAGGTACTTATAGTATAACACATTGTTAGACTCCTTTTTGAAGTCCTTTTGAAAATGTTGTTAATTCAC from Streptococcus lutetiensis harbors:
- a CDS encoding YozE family protein, whose translation is MRKSFYTWLMTQRNPKSHEPVAILADLVFEDTTFPKHTDDFETISRYLEDEASFAFNLSEFDKIWEDYLAH
- the msrA gene encoding peptide-methionine (S)-S-oxide reductase MsrA, which translates into the protein MERAIFAGGCFWCMVQPFEEQDGILSVRSGYTGGHVENPTYEQVKAHETGHTEAVEIIFDEEKISYGDLVEIYWAQTDPTDAFGQFEDRGDNYRPVIFYSDDRQKEIAEASKAALQASGRFKDLIVTAIEPVQSFYVAEDYHQGFYKKNPEHYAESSAIRHAFLEENWQ